AAAGGCGGTCAAATGGCCTTAGACGGGAAAGTACCCGTCTTCAATTCCGTGGAAGAAGCGCGAACTGAAACAAATGCGAATGTATCCATTATTTTCGTTCCGCCACCTTTCGCCGCTGAAGCGATAATTGAAGCATCCGATGCGGGTGTTGAATTGGTGGTTTGTATTACAGAGGGGGTTCCTGTACATGATATGGTGAAGGCCAAACGAATCATAGATCAGAATGGCACGCGATTGATTGGGCCTAACTGTCCCGGAATTATTACTGTGGATGAATGCAAACTAGGGATTATGCCCGGATTCATTTGTAAAAAAGGTAATATTGGTGTCCTCTCAAAATCAGGAACATTGACTTACGAAGCCATTGGCCAATTGGTAAATGTTGGATTGGGTCAATCCACAGCGTTGGGTATTGGCGGCGATCCTATCATCGGTACCTCCATGATTGATGCTCTAAAATTATTTGAAGCAGATCCTGAAACAAATGGTGTTGTCTTGATTGGTGAAATTGGTGGACAAATGGAAAATGAAGCCGCACGCTGGATCAAAGAAAATATGACCAAACCAGTAGTAGGTTTTATAGCCGGTCAAACGGCACCTCCCGGACGACGGATGGGTCATGCAGGTGCAATTGTCTCCGGTGGCGATGATACGGCTGAAGCGAAAATGAGAATTATGACTGAATGTGGGATTGCTGTCTGCGAATCGGTGGCAGAAATCGGTGATAAAATGAAAACAGCATTAAACAATAATTAAAAGCCACGAAAACACTAAGGCGCTAAGAAACCATTTATTAAATAAAAAAATCTTCGTGACTTTTTGTCTTAGTAGCAAACAATACAAAATATTATAGGAAATATATAAAATGAGTAACAAAACATATGCAATGATTAAACCGGATGCAATCCGGAATGGTCATATGGGCAAAATTCTCGATCGCGTCATTGACGCAGGATTTAAGATCCTCGGCGCCAAACTTATTCGCATGACAAAAGCTCAGGCTGAAGGATTTTATTCCGTGCATCGTGAGCGGCCTTTCTTTGAAGAATTGACAACATTTATGTCCTCCGGGAAAACCATGGTTCTTGCTTTAGAAAAAGAAAACGCA
This genomic stretch from Candidatus Neomarinimicrobiota bacterium harbors:
- the sucD gene encoding succinate--CoA ligase subunit alpha; its protein translation is KGGQMALDGKVPVFNSVEEARTETNANVSIIFVPPPFAAEAIIEASDAGVELVVCITEGVPVHDMVKAKRIIDQNGTRLIGPNCPGIITVDECKLGIMPGFICKKGNIGVLSKSGTLTYEAIGQLVNVGLGQSTALGIGGDPIIGTSMIDALKLFEADPETNGVVLIGEIGGQMENEAARWIKENMTKPVVGFIAGQTAPPGRRMGHAGAIVSGGDDTAEAKMRIMTECGIAVCESVAEIGDKMKTALNNN
- the ndk gene encoding nucleoside-diphosphate kinase — its product is MSNKTYAMIKPDAIRNGHMGKILDRVIDAGFKILGAKLIRMTKAQAEGFYSVHRERPFFEELTTFMSSGKTMVLALEKENAVAAWRETIGATNPAEAAEGTIRKDFATSLGENAVHGADSDENAIIEIGFFFTNSELISNQ